The window TGTGGACACGGACAAAGCGCATGATCACAGGGCTATCCTCGAAAGGAATGCAGAGATTAGCGACAAGATTGAGAAAGGAGAGCTTGAGGCCGGCATCTACCGTGGGCAGGGTGCCCATCGCGTTTAcgtgaagaggcgagagggtgCGCTGTCGTACGCAAAGACAACCGGTCTGTATGGCCCCGTGCGCGGTACGAACAACGTCCGCATGACAATGTATGTGGACTACAACCCGGAGATTTGCAAGGATTACAAGGAAACGGGTTACTGCGGATTCGGCAACACTTGCAAGTTCTTGCACGACAGGCACGATTACAAAGGCGGGTGGCAAATTGAGCAAGAGTGGCAACAActccagaagaagaaacaggcaaGTGAAGACGCCGAAACGGAGTGCGGCTCTGGCCAGGAGCCTGTGCCCTTTTTTTTGAGTATCAGGGCGCACTGAGTTGCGTCCACCTCTGCGCGCCGTCATGAATTTATGTATTTGTGTGTACAGTGTTCTTCATCGGATTACACATGTGCTGGTCAACGGCGTGTGAGCACTTGCAAACGAGTCGTACACTCGCTACACACATGGACGGCTTTGCGCTTAGAGCGCGGAATGAGATGCAAGTCGCCTGTTTTTGAGCACGTGCGGTTCTGTGAGTTTTCTTCACGAGCCTTCTTGTCAGTCTTTTGAATGTTGAATGGTTTTCAGGAGAAGCTCCGCCGCATTGCAGAAGGCTTGGTGGACAGTGatgaagacacagacaaaagcagcgacagcagcgaagcaagcgaggacgaagaaggtcTGCCTTTTGCATGTTTGAAGTGCAGAAAAAAGTGGACTGAAGACATGAACCCTGTTGTGACCCGATGTGGCCATTACTTCTGTGAAACTTGTGCGTACGCGCATTACAGCACCAGCATCAAGTGCTACCAGtgtggaaaagagacacaaggaATCTTTAATGCCGCCTTTGA is drawn from Neospora caninum Liverpool complete genome, chromosome X and contains these coding sequences:
- a CDS encoding Pre-mRNA-splicing factor CWC24, related; this translates as MFAKRATKKQGRRGPLSEEAEAEAAAGDSPPNTETARAQRDEERPSDKDDDDSVKPIKKQRTTPTGKHFIQAVSERRKHTAEETLHGFKSNPKLALHNDNRATAVFDVDTDKAHDHRAILERNAEISDKIEKGELEAGIYRGQGAHRVYVKRREGALSYAKTTGLYGPVRGTNNVRMTMYVDYNPEICKDYKETGYCGFGNTCKFLHDRHDYKGGWQIEQEWQQLQKKKQASEDAETECGSGQEPEKLRRIAEGLVDSDEDTDKSSDSSEASEDEEGLPFACLKCRKKWTEDMNPVVTRCGHYFCETCAYAHYSTSIKCYQCGKETQGIFNAAFDLLKKVKNIEQDRQRKAQRRKQRRASEMGGGDSNEESDLEKDAKSSQSEEEDAESSSQVSSKKHGNGDSSGEEGDQAAGRGSEGEEGSEDERGDDSDGSK